In Hydra vulgaris chromosome 06, alternate assembly HydraT2T_AEP, a genomic segment contains:
- the LOC136080964 gene encoding eukaryotic translation initiation factor 4 gamma 3-like produces the protein MSKIIDYRYISTKIKFEIRNIIDHIDCNWVEKRDELNLKTFDQIKNEAKKEQEKEKAIPPYKMKPEEGKRKKQKKMTNFKDTVRDSSDQSGIGLSLSSNSLTNIQSKQKHFISETIDKNESNNISFGSNVGSSISSHSNRSRRRSRNRSRSHFVDTSIECTRQNQTDYHNDLNEQIQSKNRIKKKDLTWEAYRIYRSKHPGPLTEKSFQWWVRYDGIDDPSFKWREKKINVQF, from the exons ATGAGCAAAATTATTGATTACCGTTATATATCAACTAAAATCAAGTTTgaaattagaaatataattgATCATATTGATTGTAATTGGGTAGAAAAGAGAGATGAACTTAATCTGAAAACAtttgatcaaattaaaaatgaagcaaaaaaaGAACAGGAAAAAGAAAAAGCTATCCCACCTTATAAAATGAAACCAGAagaaggaaaaagaaaaaagcagaAGAAAATGACaa attttaaagacACTGTGCGTGATAGTTCAGATCAAAGTGGCATTGGTCTTTCTTTGTCCTCTAATAGTTTGACAAATATCCaatctaaacaaaaacattttatttctgAAACAATTGAT aaaaatgaaTCAAACAATATATCTTTCGGTTCTAATGTTGGTAGTAGCATTTCTTCCCATTCAAACAGATCTAGACGTAGAAGTCGAAATAGAAGTAGAAGTCATTTTGTTGATACATCAATTGAATGTACTCGTCAGAATCAAACCGACTATCATAATgatttaaatgaacaaattcaatctaaaaaccggataaaaaaaaagg ATCTAACATGGGAAGCATATAGAATTTATCGATCAAAACACCCTGGGCCATTGACCGAAAAATCTTTTCAGTGGTGGGTTCGTTATGATGGGATTGATGACCCCAGCTTTAAAtggagagaaaaaaaaattaatgttcagttctaa